A genomic stretch from Acetobacter ascendens includes:
- the cydD gene encoding thiol reductant ABC exporter subunit CydD, translating into MKVMMQSSGNKSLAGFTRRISLWLGAAVLLGGAAAVMLVLQLIVFAQIVADLAFQDHALMAEIPALKWLGIFLVARALLQWVADMVAAQGSLRLTSSLRSELLQHLFNVGPVGMASYATGETVTALDAGVEGLEPYFAQYIPRAAMMVVLPFMILATVLHLDGWSFLILACTGPLIPVFMALVGYRAQAIMDRQWTQLLLLGSSFLDALQGMTTLRLFGRARDAVAAVANMADEYRCTTMSVMKVAFLTSAVLEFFASLSIALVAVVFGARLLEGKVDFQSAFLVLLLAPEYFMSLRAFSASYHARQNATAAMVAISKLFALSSVATRHANQPIIEPLVSVKCENLSAEYEAGRTVLSNINCTFTRGTLSLITGESGAGKTTLVRVLLGLLSPIAGRIVAEDAHGIAHAHWQSCIGWVPQRPCLVHGSVVDNLRMANPQADMASLRNVARQADALSFIEALPQGVDTLIGERGACLSGGEVQRLALARVLLRNPQILILDEPTAHLDPKSEQHVAAAIARIALNRIVIVIAHRGAIINHAGQVLRVHKGLIFNGLHMLEHAA; encoded by the coding sequence GTGAAAGTGATGATGCAATCTTCGGGCAACAAATCCCTTGCGGGCTTTACACGGCGTATCAGTCTTTGGCTTGGTGCGGCAGTGCTGCTTGGTGGTGCTGCTGCCGTAATGCTGGTGCTGCAACTTATTGTTTTTGCACAAATTGTTGCAGATCTTGCTTTTCAGGATCACGCTTTAATGGCCGAGATTCCGGCTTTAAAGTGGTTGGGTATTTTTCTTGTTGCTCGTGCGTTGCTGCAATGGGTGGCCGATATGGTTGCCGCGCAAGGAAGCCTGCGTCTTACCTCCAGTTTACGAAGTGAGCTGTTACAGCATTTGTTTAATGTTGGCCCCGTGGGCATGGCCAGCTACGCAACAGGGGAAACAGTTACAGCGCTGGATGCTGGGGTGGAAGGGTTAGAACCCTATTTTGCCCAGTATATTCCACGTGCGGCCATGATGGTGGTGTTGCCATTTATGATATTGGCAACCGTTTTGCATCTGGATGGCTGGAGTTTTCTAATTCTGGCCTGCACCGGGCCGCTTATTCCTGTTTTTATGGCGCTGGTTGGGTATCGGGCGCAGGCTATTATGGATCGGCAGTGGACTCAGTTGCTGCTGCTGGGTTCATCCTTTTTGGATGCACTGCAAGGTATGACAACCTTGCGGCTGTTTGGTCGTGCGCGGGATGCCGTTGCCGCAGTGGCCAACATGGCAGATGAATACCGCTGCACAACCATGTCGGTCATGAAGGTGGCATTTCTTACCTCCGCGGTATTGGAGTTTTTTGCTAGCCTTTCCATTGCTCTTGTAGCTGTTGTGTTTGGTGCCCGTTTGCTGGAGGGAAAGGTAGATTTCCAGTCTGCTTTTCTTGTGCTGCTTCTGGCGCCAGAATACTTCATGTCGTTGCGGGCTTTTTCTGCCAGTTATCATGCGCGGCAAAATGCAACTGCAGCTATGGTGGCTATTAGCAAACTGTTCGCGCTCTCTTCTGTAGCAACACGTCATGCCAATCAGCCAATTATAGAACCTCTTGTATCTGTAAAGTGTGAGAATTTATCAGCGGAATATGAAGCAGGTAGGACTGTTTTATCCAATATAAATTGCACATTTACACGTGGCACACTCAGCTTGATAACGGGGGAGAGCGGTGCAGGTAAAACAACGCTAGTACGCGTTCTGCTTGGCCTGTTATCACCCATTGCGGGACGTATTGTTGCGGAAGATGCTCATGGCATAGCACATGCGCATTGGCAGTCTTGCATTGGTTGGGTGCCCCAACGGCCTTGTCTTGTACATGGCTCAGTGGTGGACAACTTGCGTATGGCAAACCCGCAAGCAGATATGGCAAGCCTTCGCAATGTAGCGCGGCAAGCTGATGCGCTTTCGTTTATCGAGGCTCTACCTCAGGGGGTTGATACCCTCATAGGAGAGCGTGGGGCCTGTCTGTCTGGCGGGGAGGTGCAGCGCTTAGCATTGGCGCGTGTGTTGTTGCGGAACCCGCAAATTCTCATTCTGGATGAACCTACAGCCCATCTTGACCCCAAAAGCGAGCAACATGTGGCTGCCGCTATCGCGCGTATTGCACTTAACCGTATTGTCATTGTGATTGCTCACCGCGGGGCAATTATCAATCACGCAGGGCAAGTATTGCGGGTGCATAAAGGGCTGATTTTTAACGGCTTACATATGTTGGAGCACGCAGCATGA
- a CDS encoding PQQ-dependent sugar dehydrogenase: protein MKTWVYWAGVGVLSLAVIGAAGWKLLLHPEAAELPIASGFGPSPDLPKPNHTLFPTVNIATPIGWSGTQAPSPAQGLAVTVYAKNLNHPRWLYKLPNGDILVAESNSPKTDVKSVKNRIAGLVMSKAGAGDASPNRIILLRDTSGNGTADIRTVFLDHLYSPFGMALIGNDLYVANANEILRFSYHDGDTQINTPGTKVVDLPAGYNHHWTKNLLASPDGSFLYVTIGSNSNVADNGIEVEEGRARIDKLDLSTGKLTPYATGLRNPNGLAFEPDSGALWVAVNERDEIGSDLVPDYITAVKEGAFYGWPYSYYGQHVDSRVSPQRPDLVAQAVVPDYAVGAHTASIGIAFSHDATQLPDAWRHGLFVAQHGSWNRRPKSGYKVIYVPFADGQPAGMPIDVLTGFLAPDESHVHGRPVGLALDRSGALLVADDVGNVVWRVTGRNP, encoded by the coding sequence ATGAAAACATGGGTGTACTGGGCTGGTGTCGGAGTGCTGAGCCTTGCGGTTATTGGTGCCGCTGGGTGGAAACTTTTGTTGCATCCAGAAGCAGCAGAGTTGCCTATTGCGTCTGGGTTTGGCCCTAGTCCTGATCTTCCCAAACCCAACCATACCTTGTTCCCAACGGTTAATATTGCAACGCCTATCGGGTGGTCAGGCACGCAGGCACCATCACCCGCGCAGGGGTTGGCAGTCACGGTTTATGCAAAAAACCTGAACCATCCGCGATGGCTCTATAAGTTGCCCAACGGTGACATTCTGGTGGCCGAGAGTAACTCTCCAAAAACGGACGTTAAAAGCGTTAAAAATCGTATTGCCGGGCTTGTAATGAGTAAGGCTGGTGCGGGCGATGCCAGCCCGAACCGGATTATTCTGCTGCGTGATACCTCAGGGAACGGAACCGCAGATATACGCACGGTTTTTCTGGATCATCTTTATTCTCCGTTTGGGATGGCGCTTATAGGAAACGATCTCTATGTCGCCAATGCCAATGAGATTTTGCGCTTTTCCTATCATGATGGCGATACGCAGATTAATACGCCCGGCACCAAAGTGGTGGATCTACCTGCAGGATATAACCATCACTGGACCAAAAACTTACTTGCAAGCCCAGATGGCAGCTTTCTGTACGTAACTATCGGATCTAACAGCAACGTTGCTGATAACGGTATAGAGGTTGAAGAGGGGCGGGCACGGATAGACAAACTTGACCTTTCCACAGGCAAGCTTACCCCATATGCAACCGGGCTGCGTAACCCAAATGGCTTGGCTTTTGAGCCAGATAGCGGTGCCCTCTGGGTGGCGGTGAATGAGCGGGATGAAATAGGCAGTGACCTTGTGCCAGATTACATTACCGCCGTGAAGGAAGGCGCGTTTTACGGTTGGCCTTATAGCTATTATGGCCAGCATGTTGATAGCCGTGTTTCACCCCAGCGTCCCGATCTTGTGGCGCAAGCTGTTGTGCCTGATTACGCGGTTGGGGCACATACAGCTTCCATCGGGATTGCGTTTTCTCATGATGCCACTCAACTTCCTGATGCATGGCGGCATGGATTGTTCGTGGCGCAACACGGATCATGGAACCGTAGGCCCAAAAGTGGTTACAAGGTTATCTATGTTCCCTTTGCCGATGGGCAGCCAGCAGGAATGCCGATAGATGTGCTTACGGGCTTTTTGGCACCTGATGAATCTCATGTGCATGGGCGGCCAGTTGGCTTGGCACTTGATCGTTCCGGCGCGTTGCTAGTTGCTGATGATGTTGGCAATGTTGTGTGGCGTGTAACAGGCCGGAACCCATAG
- a CDS encoding IS5-like element IS12528 family transposase, which translates to MWTPAQRGRMAGITRKTKRYPSDLTDEEWERIAPLMPPANRRGRKRTTDFREIINALRYLVRSGCGWEMLPVHFGPWQTVYWWFRRLMRRFLFQTIHDVCLMLDREATGRETSPSGGVIDSQSIKAPHAKTRGYDAGKKIVGRKRHIAVDTDGRLLLVQLTTADISDSAGGQMILDAIRKRWPWVKHLFADGAYDRLQLMDKATFLDFTVEIIRRSETAKGFEILPRRWVVERTFGWMIRWRRLVKDYEQRIDVAEAMIHIAMGSLMLRRNAHP; encoded by the coding sequence ATGTGGACGCCAGCACAACGAGGCCGCATGGCCGGAATTACACGCAAGACGAAACGCTATCCGTCTGATCTGACAGATGAGGAATGGGAGCGCATAGCGCCTCTGATGCCCCCTGCGAACCGGCGTGGTCGGAAACGGACAACCGATTTCCGTGAGATCATCAATGCTCTGCGCTATCTCGTGCGCTCAGGCTGCGGTTGGGAGATGCTTCCGGTTCATTTTGGCCCATGGCAAACGGTTTACTGGTGGTTCCGCAGGCTGATGCGCCGTTTCCTGTTCCAGACCATTCATGATGTCTGTCTGATGCTCGATCGTGAAGCGACAGGACGCGAAACCAGTCCATCGGGTGGTGTCATTGATAGCCAGAGTATCAAGGCACCCCACGCAAAGACACGTGGTTATGACGCAGGCAAGAAGATCGTCGGTCGGAAACGTCACATCGCAGTTGATACGGATGGCCGCCTTCTCCTGGTCCAGCTGACAACAGCCGATATTTCGGACAGTGCAGGAGGACAGATGATCCTTGATGCCATTCGTAAACGCTGGCCTTGGGTGAAGCACCTGTTTGCCGATGGAGCCTATGACCGCCTCCAGTTGATGGATAAGGCCACTTTTCTCGACTTCACAGTCGAGATCATCCGGCGGTCAGAGACAGCAAAAGGGTTTGAAATCCTGCCGCGTCGGTGGGTTGTGGAACGGACCTTCGGTTGGATGATCCGCTGGCGTCGCCTTGTGAAGGACTACGAACAGCGGATCGACGTCGCAGAGGCCATGATCCACATCGCCATGGGAAGCCTCATGCTACGCCGAAACGCTCATCCGTGA
- a CDS encoding TonB-dependent receptor codes for MSFRVFCLNTLCVSSLLAGIGESAFFPNYVQAEGVASSQKPVHALLSGKKQPNADQTKKAVQEQNKQTTAPVAAKQEDLVVKASRSNRMYVTNGGDLGALGHKKGLDVPFNIRSYNSSLILNQQSQTLGDVLLNDPTVRTTMGYGNYAQLFQIRGFTLYGDDIAIDGLYGVTPRQLVSPQLYDSVQVLNGASAFLNGAAPGGSAIGGNVNLIPKRAASTDITRVTGDYTSSGQGGGAFDLSRRFGKDRAYGFRFNAAGMDGETPIKGERHDDIALGGSFDWHNDDTRINMNMNYQKQQVFGGRSAIIVSSLATDMPTPKATSPSKNWGQRWAYTDLSYLFGTLNIEHDFGEHITTYAKFGAQSGNEMGNYATTTLTNSRTGDGSVGAMADAYNVMNEATQAGVRAHVNTGFIKHEINAGGSAIWEESDAAYAMSLVGESGNIYHPTQFTPNETFAGGSLRNPGRVSWNKLYSLFLSDTMTFWHDRIALTGGFRYQDILSDSYNYGSGSLLSHYNSAAFSPVIGLVVHPVKNFALYFNRIQGLSAGTTVGSTYVNAGQTFAPYQSTQYEVGAKYDVGRFSAGVAFFQTSMPYGMTEAYGDTGESIYTQSGKQRNRGMELTFNGEILRGLRFNGGLTLIDAKQVHTAGGEYNGKTVIGVPNYTINGNLEYDVPFVKGLTLVGRVVSTGKQQFNNVNSAHLPAWSRFDLGARYTFLVHNKPLTARFEVDNVGNQRYWASVYQSDLVMGDPETFKFSVSADL; via the coding sequence ATGAGTTTTCGTGTGTTTTGTTTGAATACGCTTTGTGTTTCCAGCCTGCTTGCTGGCATTGGAGAAAGCGCTTTTTTTCCTAATTATGTGCAGGCAGAAGGTGTGGCATCATCACAGAAGCCAGTTCATGCGCTGCTTTCAGGTAAAAAACAGCCAAATGCAGATCAGACAAAAAAGGCTGTGCAAGAGCAAAACAAGCAAACAACAGCCCCTGTTGCTGCCAAGCAGGAAGATCTGGTTGTTAAAGCATCACGCAGTAACCGCATGTATGTAACGAACGGGGGAGATCTGGGGGCTTTAGGGCATAAAAAAGGGTTAGATGTTCCGTTTAATATTCGGAGCTATAATTCCAGCCTTATTTTGAATCAGCAGTCGCAAACGCTTGGGGATGTTTTGTTGAATGACCCAACTGTTCGCACAACAATGGGGTATGGTAACTACGCTCAGCTCTTTCAGATACGTGGCTTTACCCTGTATGGCGATGATATTGCGATTGATGGCTTGTATGGCGTGACACCGCGACAGCTTGTTTCCCCCCAGCTTTATGATTCAGTGCAGGTTCTCAATGGTGCGAGCGCGTTTTTGAACGGTGCAGCGCCGGGCGGTTCTGCCATTGGCGGCAATGTAAACCTTATTCCTAAACGTGCTGCTTCTACCGATATCACACGCGTTACAGGCGATTATACAAGCAGCGGGCAGGGTGGTGGTGCATTTGACCTAAGCCGCCGGTTTGGCAAAGACCGCGCCTATGGTTTTCGTTTCAATGCGGCTGGTATGGATGGGGAAACGCCTATTAAAGGGGAACGGCATGATGATATTGCCCTTGGTGGCTCCTTTGATTGGCATAATGATGATACACGCATCAATATGAACATGAACTACCAGAAACAGCAGGTTTTTGGTGGACGCAGTGCCATTATTGTTTCCAGTCTTGCAACAGATATGCCTACGCCCAAAGCCACATCTCCATCAAAAAACTGGGGACAGCGCTGGGCTTATACAGATCTTTCCTACCTGTTTGGCACGTTGAATATTGAGCATGACTTTGGCGAGCATATTACCACCTACGCAAAGTTTGGTGCCCAAAGCGGGAACGAAATGGGTAATTACGCCACAACCACACTCACCAATTCTCGCACAGGGGATGGTTCTGTGGGGGCTATGGCAGATGCTTATAATGTTATGAACGAGGCAACGCAGGCTGGTGTGCGTGCTCATGTCAATACAGGCTTTATCAAGCATGAAATCAATGCGGGCGGTTCCGCAATTTGGGAAGAATCAGACGCAGCTTATGCCATGAGTTTGGTAGGGGAATCTGGAAATATTTATCATCCCACCCAGTTTACGCCCAATGAAACATTCGCCGGAGGGAGCTTGCGTAATCCGGGGCGCGTTTCATGGAATAAGCTCTATAGTCTGTTTCTGTCTGATACGATGACATTCTGGCATGACCGCATCGCTTTGACTGGCGGCTTCCGTTATCAGGATATCCTGTCAGATTCCTATAATTACGGAAGTGGAAGTCTGCTTTCGCATTATAATTCTGCAGCTTTTTCGCCTGTTATTGGCCTTGTAGTGCATCCGGTTAAGAATTTTGCGTTGTATTTCAACCGTATTCAGGGGCTTTCTGCGGGCACGACTGTTGGTTCTACCTATGTGAATGCAGGGCAAACCTTTGCGCCGTATCAGAGCACGCAGTACGAGGTAGGGGCCAAATATGATGTGGGTCGTTTTTCTGCTGGTGTCGCATTTTTCCAGACATCCATGCCGTATGGCATGACAGAAGCTTACGGAGACACAGGTGAATCTATTTATACCCAAAGCGGTAAGCAGAGAAACCGGGGTATGGAACTGACATTTAATGGAGAAATCTTGCGTGGGTTGCGGTTTAACGGAGGCCTTACGCTGATTGATGCCAAGCAGGTGCACACTGCCGGGGGCGAATATAATGGCAAGACCGTTATTGGTGTTCCAAATTATACAATTAACGGAAATCTGGAATACGATGTGCCGTTCGTAAAAGGGCTAACACTTGTTGGCCGTGTTGTAAGTACCGGCAAGCAGCAGTTCAATAACGTGAATTCGGCACATCTGCCTGCATGGTCTCGGTTTGATCTGGGAGCACGTTATACTTTCTTGGTTCATAACAAGCCTCTTACAGCACGGTTTGAAGTCGATAACGTTGGTAACCAACGGTATTGGGCCTCTGTCTATCAAAGCGATTTGGTTATGGGTGACCCAGAAACATTTAAATTTTCAGTAAGTGCTGATCTCTGA
- a CDS encoding IS5 family transposase (programmed frameshift), with product MRRYSLRDDQWERIKDLLPGREGYVGGTAVNNRLFVEAVLYRYRAGIPWRDLPARFGDWKNVHRRLRRWCESGVIERIFRYLAADYDNEYMMIDSTIVRAHQHSAGALKKGARNQAIGRSRGGLTTKIHAICDALGNPVELGITPGQDADITQAEPLLENIEPDAFLADKAYDADRLIDRLIQRGITPVIPPKRNRTTRRKTDFSLYRERNLVERFFNKLKQFRAIATRYDKLKSTFLAAVQFASIIILLN from the exons ATGCGGCGCTATAGTTTACGCGATGACCAGTGGGAGCGGATAAAGGATCTTCTTCCTGGTCGAGAAGGCTATGTCGGCGGCACTGCGGTGAACAACCGTCTGTTCGTGGAGGCGGTGCTGTATCGCTATCGCGCGGGTATTCCATGGCGCGACCTTCCTGCCCGTTTCGGTGACTGGAAAAACGTGCACCGGCGTCTGCGCCGCTGGTGTGAAAGCGGCGTCATCGAACGGATATTTCGTTATCTGGCCGCTGATTACGACAACGAATACATGATGATCGACAGCACAATTGTCCGAGCGCATCAGCATAGTGCCGGAGCTCTCAAAAAAGGGGCACGGA ATCAGGCCATCGGACGATCACGAGGCGGGCTAACTACAAAGATCCATGCCATCTGCGACGCTCTGGGCAATCCAGTGGAACTCGGCATCACACCGGGACAGGATGCCGATATCACCCAGGCAGAACCACTTCTGGAAAACATCGAACCGGATGCTTTCCTTGCGGACAAGGCGTATGACGCGGACAGGTTGATCGATCGGCTGATACAGCGCGGGATTACCCCGGTCATCCCGCCAAAACGCAACAGAACGACACGACGGAAAACCGATTTTTCTCTCTACCGCGAACGGAACCTTGTTGAGAGGTTCTTCAATAAACTCAAGCAGTTTCGCGCTATCGCAACCCGCTACGATAAACTGAAATCGACCTTCCTCGCAGCCGTGCAGTTCGCCTCAATCATCATCCTGCTTAACTGA
- a CDS encoding mechanosensitive ion channel family protein, giving the protein MIMENQVHSIWAQLSGLLPVLLGYVSQFVLALIVLFVGWKVVNAVMRAMSRMMTASHIEPTLRGFLLSVVGLFLKALLLISVASMVGIATTSFVAVLGAAGLAVGMALQGSLANFAGGVLILLFRPFKVGDSITAGGSSGTVTSIEMFRTVLLDTNHEIIYVPNGTLSNNIVINSSESDRLLGSVSLLIDYNDDLDKARALLLGLTEQDPLVLKDPAASVSFLPKPANIQVTLGFWCAPGDVSSLVAKYSEDSIKVLQREGYRLGVTARPAA; this is encoded by the coding sequence ATGATTATGGAAAATCAGGTTCATTCAATTTGGGCGCAATTAAGCGGTCTGTTGCCTGTATTGTTAGGGTATGTAAGCCAGTTTGTTCTGGCATTGATTGTTCTTTTTGTAGGCTGGAAAGTTGTTAACGCTGTAATGCGGGCAATGAGCCGGATGATGACCGCCAGCCATATAGAACCAACACTACGTGGTTTTTTACTAAGTGTTGTCGGCCTGTTTCTCAAAGCTCTTTTGCTGATCAGCGTTGCCTCTATGGTTGGTATTGCAACAACGTCGTTTGTTGCGGTGTTGGGTGCAGCGGGCTTGGCTGTTGGTATGGCGTTGCAGGGTAGCCTTGCAAACTTTGCTGGCGGTGTTCTGATTCTGCTGTTCCGTCCTTTTAAGGTGGGGGATTCTATTACTGCGGGCGGCAGTTCGGGCACCGTGACATCCATTGAAATGTTCCGCACTGTGTTACTGGATACGAACCACGAGATCATTTATGTTCCTAACGGAACGCTCTCAAACAACATTGTTATTAACAGTTCGGAATCTGATCGGCTTTTGGGTTCAGTCAGTTTGCTGATTGATTATAATGATGATCTTGATAAGGCACGGGCACTCTTGTTGGGGCTAACAGAGCAAGATCCATTGGTTTTGAAAGATCCGGCAGCTTCTGTTTCCTTTTTGCCCAAGCCTGCAAATATTCAGGTTACTTTGGGGTTCTGGTGTGCTCCGGGTGATGTGTCATCTCTCGTGGCGAAATATTCTGAGGACTCAATCAAGGTGCTTCAGCGCGAAGGTTACCGTTTGGGAGTAACTGCGCGACCAGCCGCGTAA
- the cydB gene encoding cytochrome d ubiquinol oxidase subunit II has protein sequence MELYAILKIVWAVMLGVLFIGLGTMVGMDMGVGTLLRFVGRNDAERRTALNIIGPHWDGNQVWFILGGGAIFAAFPTLYGTSFSVFYVVMITLLFSMILRPVAFEYRSKADSKIWRASWDWVFLVSGFVPMFIYGAAFGNILEGVGYHFGWTGQYYQDESFLSYLLNPFAILCGLMSVSLSIYQGGAMLMLRADNPIWARARYYAIAGGIFAAILFVAGGIWMQFLTGFVMTAPVNPAMPANPLHGQSVAMVAGGWMHNFRNHPALWVLPLMGVSCMLAGSAMLAAGRTAVAWWLGLGAWAGTIMTVGCAMFPFLMPSSTVPDQSLTVWNSTASAYGLGCMLAVAAIFVPIILAYTSWCYYVMRGKVHTVDVVNDSHSY, from the coding sequence ATGGAACTTTATGCGATACTGAAGATAGTCTGGGCCGTTATGCTGGGTGTGCTGTTTATAGGCCTTGGCACCATGGTTGGCATGGATATGGGGGTTGGCACATTGCTGCGCTTTGTGGGGCGTAATGATGCCGAACGCCGTACGGCACTTAACATTATTGGCCCGCATTGGGATGGTAACCAAGTCTGGTTCATTTTGGGGGGAGGGGCGATTTTTGCCGCTTTTCCTACACTCTACGGCACATCATTCTCGGTTTTTTATGTGGTCATGATCACGCTGCTGTTTAGCATGATCTTGCGGCCAGTCGCATTTGAATATCGCTCCAAGGCAGATAGCAAAATATGGCGTGCAAGCTGGGATTGGGTGTTTCTTGTTTCGGGCTTTGTGCCAATGTTTATCTATGGCGCAGCCTTTGGGAATATTCTGGAAGGGGTAGGATACCACTTTGGCTGGACAGGGCAGTATTATCAGGATGAATCCTTCCTATCCTATCTGCTTAATCCCTTTGCTATTTTGTGTGGCCTTATGTCCGTTAGCCTAAGTATTTATCAGGGCGGGGCCATGCTGATGTTGCGGGCCGATAACCCTATTTGGGCACGTGCACGATATTACGCTATTGCCGGAGGTATATTTGCGGCCATCCTGTTTGTGGCCGGTGGTATATGGATGCAGTTTTTGACCGGGTTTGTCATGACAGCTCCGGTTAACCCGGCCATGCCAGCAAACCCGCTACATGGTCAATCTGTGGCAATGGTTGCCGGGGGATGGATGCATAATTTCCGTAATCATCCTGCCTTATGGGTGTTACCTCTTATGGGGGTAAGCTGCATGTTGGCAGGTTCTGCCATGCTGGCGGCTGGTCGCACTGCGGTTGCCTGGTGGTTGGGGCTTGGCGCATGGGCTGGTACTATCATGACAGTGGGTTGTGCCATGTTCCCATTTCTTATGCCATCATCCACCGTGCCAGATCAAAGTCTGACGGTATGGAACAGCACAGCAAGCGCATATGGCTTGGGCTGTATGCTAGCCGTTGCAGCCATTTTTGTGCCGATCATTCTAGCCTACACTTCTTGGTGTTATTACGTCATGCGCGGCAAGGTTCATACCGTTGATGTCGTAAACGATAGCCATAGCTACTGA
- a CDS encoding cytochrome ubiquinol oxidase subunit I encodes MEFIDPNVVDLSRFQFALTALYHFMFVPLTLGLTFMLAAMETVYVVTGRQIYKDMAQFWGKLFGINFAIGVATGITMEFEFGTNWSMYSHFFGDMFGTPLAIEGLMAFFMESTFVGLMFFGWDRLSKQAHLAITYLVALGSNLSALWILIANAGMNMPEGAHFDPETMRMQFESFVNLVFNPDAQAKFVHTSVAGYVSAAMFVMGISAFYLLRGQHRQFAARSFRMAALFGIISTVAVITLGDVLGRLDYEKQPTKIAAIEGLWHTSKPPFEPWILAALPDDAKQENHFEVGVPFVLTPLITHTFDQPITGMHELEDAAGPRIRSGIEAVSALRRYGVTHSDADLTLFTQHEQDMGYGLLAARHAPNQDVTNIPEDQIDTVVKATQPDILPNVFVTFWSFRFMVFLSLWFFALFAVSAYVSLKRRLEHNKLLLKLCMWSIPLPILATEFGWITAEAGRQPWTVFGWLPTFLSASSHGVSYMVFSLIGFVLLYSVFIAAELYLMFKFARLGPEHDSMEPHAQHDAPKPSAFDMHPTAS; translated from the coding sequence GTGGAATTTATTGATCCCAATGTCGTCGATCTGTCACGCTTTCAATTTGCGTTGACGGCATTGTACCATTTCATGTTTGTGCCGCTTACCCTCGGCCTTACATTCATGCTGGCAGCTATGGAAACGGTTTACGTTGTTACCGGCCGACAGATTTATAAAGATATGGCGCAGTTTTGGGGTAAACTGTTTGGTATTAACTTTGCCATTGGTGTTGCAACCGGCATTACAATGGAATTTGAGTTTGGCACCAACTGGTCCATGTATTCCCATTTCTTTGGGGATATGTTCGGTACGCCCTTGGCTATTGAAGGTCTTATGGCCTTTTTTATGGAATCTACGTTTGTAGGTCTCATGTTTTTTGGCTGGGACCGGCTGAGCAAGCAGGCGCATTTGGCCATCACCTATTTGGTGGCTCTGGGCTCTAATTTGTCAGCCCTGTGGATTTTAATTGCCAATGCCGGGATGAATATGCCCGAAGGTGCGCATTTTGATCCTGAAACTATGCGGATGCAGTTTGAAAGCTTTGTAAATCTGGTTTTCAACCCAGATGCACAGGCCAAGTTTGTACATACATCTGTTGCGGGTTACGTTTCTGCGGCAATGTTTGTTATGGGGATTAGTGCTTTTTATCTTTTGCGCGGTCAGCACCGGCAGTTTGCAGCACGTTCGTTCCGTATGGCGGCGCTGTTTGGTATTATCTCCACTGTGGCAGTCATCACGCTGGGAGACGTGCTGGGTCGGTTGGATTATGAAAAACAGCCGACCAAAATTGCAGCGATTGAAGGACTTTGGCACACCAGTAAACCGCCGTTTGAGCCGTGGATTTTGGCTGCTCTGCCGGATGATGCCAAGCAGGAAAACCATTTTGAAGTTGGTGTGCCGTTTGTACTTACTCCGCTGATTACTCATACGTTTGATCAACCCATTACCGGTATGCACGAACTGGAAGACGCTGCCGGACCGCGTATTCGTTCGGGTATTGAAGCCGTGAGCGCTCTGCGCCGCTATGGCGTAACACATAGCGATGCAGATCTTACGCTGTTTACACAGCATGAGCAGGATATGGGATACGGCCTATTAGCGGCCCGCCATGCGCCCAATCAAGATGTAACGAACATTCCCGAAGACCAGATTGACACTGTGGTGAAAGCAACCCAGCCCGATATTCTCCCCAACGTGTTTGTTACGTTCTGGTCTTTTCGGTTTATGGTGTTTCTATCTCTATGGTTCTTCGCGCTGTTTGCAGTCTCAGCTTATGTCAGCCTGAAACGTCGGTTGGAGCATAATAAACTTCTTCTAAAACTGTGTATGTGGTCTATCCCTTTGCCAATTTTGGCAACAGAATTTGGGTGGATTACGGCTGAAGCAGGCCGTCAACCGTGGACAGTATTTGGCTGGCTGCCTACCTTTCTGTCAGCTTCAAGCCACGGTGTGTCTTACATGGTGTTCTCGTTGATCGGTTTTGTGTTGCTTTACAGCGTGTTTATTGCCGCAGAACTTTACCTCATGTTCAAGTTCGCGCGTCTGGGGCCAGAGCACGACAGTATGGAACCCCATGCGCAGCATGATGCTCCCAAACCATCTGCCTTTGACATGCACCCCACAGCCTCCTGA